The following are encoded together in the Streptomyces rapamycinicus NRRL 5491 genome:
- a CDS encoding alpha-galactosidase, producing the protein MIETGGSGRLWVLSGRHSSYALHLTDRDELLHLHWGPRIAAEDAEALAAEPGPPDWPFESPLDGREEYPVEGGPRFVRPALSVHAGGVRGTEWRFDGGTVLDPGIDEELRLRFHDQLHHLDITLHYRMRDDGDVIERWTTLAHTGAAGQEPVELLRADSAAWPLPARDRWRLSHLHGRWAAESRLARTELTPGEKVIGSRRGHTSHHHLPWIALDGGAATEESGEVHSCALAWSGAWRIAVQLLSDGAVQAVGGVGHDDAGQLLLAPGESFTTPVFAGLWTDGGFGAASRAWHAWQLAHVIPGADRSRPVLYNSWEATEFEVGEEQQRSLARLAADMGVELFVVDDGWFGARTSDRAGLGDWTPNPDRFPHGLKPLADEVHALGMRFGIWVEPEMVNPDSDLYRAHPDWVQHHPGRARTEFRNQLVLNLARPEVRAHLWERLDTLLSGAPIDYVKWDFNRSFADPGWPGDPYPRRLWIDHVRGLYELLERLRAAHPGVAFESCSGGGGRIDLGVLGRTDQVWTSDNTDPLDRLAIQHGFGQLHPARVMAAWVTDSPNAMGNARVSSLRFRFVSAMAGVLGVGGDLTRWSAAELAEARDWVALYKRVRPVVQHGELYRLRPPEGDGLSAVQYVRGAETVVLAWLQAQHHGRAQLPLRLRGLDPAATYRDLETGEVHRGAVLAHRGLRTGLSGDLDAAVFHLRRN; encoded by the coding sequence ATGATCGAAACCGGTGGAAGCGGTCGGCTCTGGGTGCTCTCGGGGCGGCACAGCAGCTATGCCCTGCACCTCACCGACCGTGATGAGCTGCTCCATCTCCACTGGGGGCCGAGGATCGCGGCCGAGGACGCCGAGGCCCTCGCCGCCGAGCCGGGGCCGCCGGACTGGCCGTTCGAATCACCGCTGGACGGGCGCGAGGAGTACCCCGTGGAGGGCGGCCCGCGCTTCGTCCGCCCCGCCCTGTCCGTACACGCCGGGGGCGTACGCGGCACCGAGTGGCGCTTCGACGGCGGCACCGTCCTCGACCCCGGCATCGACGAGGAGCTGCGGCTGCGCTTCCACGATCAGCTGCACCACCTCGACATCACCCTCCACTACCGGATGCGGGACGACGGCGACGTCATCGAGCGCTGGACCACCCTCGCCCACACCGGCGCCGCCGGGCAGGAGCCGGTGGAGCTGCTGCGCGCCGACTCCGCCGCCTGGCCGCTCCCGGCGCGCGACCGCTGGCGGCTGTCCCATCTGCACGGCCGCTGGGCCGCCGAGAGCCGGCTCGCCCGCACCGAGCTCACCCCCGGTGAGAAGGTGATCGGCAGCCGCCGTGGCCACACCAGCCACCACCATCTGCCCTGGATCGCCCTGGACGGCGGGGCCGCCACCGAGGAGAGCGGCGAGGTGCACAGCTGCGCGCTCGCCTGGTCCGGGGCCTGGCGGATCGCCGTCCAGCTGCTGAGCGACGGCGCCGTCCAGGCGGTCGGCGGGGTCGGCCACGACGACGCGGGCCAGCTGCTCCTCGCGCCCGGCGAGTCCTTCACCACGCCCGTCTTCGCGGGGCTGTGGACCGACGGCGGCTTCGGGGCCGCGAGCCGCGCCTGGCACGCCTGGCAGCTCGCGCATGTGATCCCCGGCGCCGACCGGTCCCGGCCGGTGCTCTACAACTCCTGGGAGGCCACCGAGTTCGAGGTGGGCGAGGAGCAGCAGCGCTCGCTCGCGCGGCTGGCCGCCGACATGGGCGTCGAGCTGTTCGTCGTGGACGACGGCTGGTTCGGGGCGCGCACCAGCGACCGGGCCGGGCTCGGCGACTGGACGCCCAACCCGGACCGCTTTCCGCACGGGCTGAAGCCGCTGGCCGACGAGGTGCACGCGCTCGGGATGCGGTTCGGCATCTGGGTCGAGCCGGAGATGGTCAACCCCGACAGCGACCTGTACCGCGCCCACCCCGACTGGGTGCAGCACCACCCCGGCCGGGCCCGCACCGAGTTCCGCAACCAGCTCGTGCTCAACCTCGCCCGCCCCGAGGTGCGCGCCCATCTGTGGGAGCGGCTGGACACCCTGCTGAGCGGCGCGCCCATCGACTATGTGAAATGGGACTTCAACCGCTCCTTCGCGGACCCCGGCTGGCCCGGCGACCCCTATCCGCGGCGGCTGTGGATCGACCATGTACGCGGGCTGTACGAGCTGCTGGAGCGGCTGCGCGCCGCCCACCCCGGGGTCGCCTTCGAATCCTGCTCGGGCGGCGGCGGCCGGATCGACCTCGGCGTCCTGGGCCGCACCGACCAGGTGTGGACCTCGGACAACACCGATCCACTGGACCGGCTGGCCATCCAGCACGGCTTCGGCCAGCTCCACCCGGCCCGGGTGATGGCCGCCTGGGTCACCGACAGCCCCAACGCCATGGGCAACGCCCGGGTCAGCTCGCTGCGCTTCCGCTTCGTCAGCGCGATGGCCGGGGTACTGGGCGTCGGCGGCGATCTGACCCGCTGGAGCGCGGCCGAACTCGCCGAGGCCCGCGACTGGGTGGCGCTCTACAAGCGGGTGCGCCCGGTCGTCCAGCACGGCGAGCTGTACCGGCTGCGGCCGCCGGAGGGCGACGGGCTCAGCGCGGTGCAGTACGTCCGGGGTGCGGAGACCGTCGTACTGGCCTGGCTCCAGGCACAGCACCACGGCCGGGCACAGCTTCCGCTGCGGCTGCGCGGGCTCGACCCGGCGGCCACCTACCGGGACCTGGAGACCGGTGAGGTGCACCGGGGGGCGGTGCTCGCCCACCGGGGGTTGCGCACCGGGCTGAGCGGCGACCTGGACGCCGCCGTATTCCACCTTCGCCGAAACTGA
- a CDS encoding tyrosine-protein phosphatase, whose translation MTQQSQSPQVPQAESRLVGVRNFRDLGGLPAADGRRVRPGVLFRSGHLAHATEADTAYLDSLGLHTVFDFRNAADIKLEGPDVTLRGVRNVNLPLSDPADGAGFWRMVREGDLKTLRELLSEGRAEKRMIGSYRAIITNRLVEHGRILRDLAEDSSPVLMHCSAGKDRAGLSIAVTLLALGVTQEAIEADYLESAAAHRRYKIWRKGAPGDGSDPMSPEVMALLLPLFDARAEYLASALTTIEETWGGTERYLAEGLGLAPEQRDRLRERLLTG comes from the coding sequence GTGACGCAGCAGTCGCAGTCGCCGCAGGTCCCCCAGGCCGAAAGCCGATTGGTGGGGGTGCGCAATTTCCGTGATCTCGGTGGACTGCCGGCTGCCGACGGCCGCCGCGTACGGCCCGGAGTGCTGTTCCGCAGCGGCCATCTCGCCCACGCCACCGAGGCGGACACGGCCTACCTCGACTCGCTCGGCCTGCACACCGTCTTCGACTTCCGCAACGCCGCCGACATCAAGCTCGAGGGCCCGGACGTCACGCTCCGCGGGGTCCGCAACGTCAATCTGCCGCTGTCCGACCCGGCCGACGGGGCCGGGTTCTGGAGGATGGTGCGCGAGGGCGATCTGAAGACCCTGCGCGAACTGCTCTCCGAGGGCCGGGCCGAGAAGCGCATGATCGGCTCCTACCGCGCCATCATCACCAACCGGCTCGTCGAGCACGGCCGGATCCTCCGCGACCTGGCCGAGGACAGCTCACCGGTGCTGATGCACTGTTCGGCGGGCAAGGACCGGGCCGGGCTGTCCATCGCGGTGACGCTGCTGGCCCTCGGCGTCACCCAGGAGGCCATCGAGGCCGACTACCTCGAGTCGGCCGCCGCCCACCGGCGCTACAAGATCTGGCGCAAGGGCGCTCCGGGGGACGGCTCCGACCCGATGTCGCCCGAGGTCATGGCGCTGCTGCTGCCGCTGTTCGACGCGCGCGCCGAATATCTGGCGTCGGCCCTCACGACGATCGAGGAGACCTGGGGCGGCACCGAGCGCTATCTCGCCGAGGGGCTCGGCCTCGCCCCCGAGCAGCGCGACCGGCTCCGCGAGCGGCTGCTCACCGGCTGA
- a CDS encoding serpin family protein, whose amino-acid sequence MIDATAVRAVNTLTARWARAAVADGGTAFAATGVWPLLALLAGGADGPARQELEGALGIGADGATALGGQTLGALDAMDGVHAATGLWTRQDLPIRPEWEAALPPGVRSALTGDAERDRKELDGWASRRTRGAIAEMPVPLTPDTRLVLAGALTVETAWVQPFQPGVLRPASGPWRDRSLAGLTRSTDDLDGVLRVVPDTPAGPLTLSGVAGGNGLDVHLVLGAEDVPGGEVLEAGIGAVAGGYAGWPGSALPPGEAGPGVRVMEVPSWDPTPRAALTTPQFTVTARHDLLRRAGLFGLRTAQDTARGHFPGISPAALALSSAEQSMTASFSAEGFWAAAVTAFAMAPGSGPPQRTAKLISVRYERPFGFLAVHRATGLVLTAGWVTEPEAGADTMW is encoded by the coding sequence ATGATCGACGCGACCGCCGTACGGGCCGTGAACACGCTGACGGCGCGGTGGGCGCGGGCGGCCGTGGCGGACGGGGGCACGGCCTTCGCCGCCACCGGGGTCTGGCCGCTGCTCGCCCTGCTCGCGGGTGGTGCCGACGGCCCGGCCCGGCAGGAGCTGGAGGGCGCGCTGGGCATCGGCGCGGACGGCGCGACGGCGCTCGGCGGACAGACGCTCGGGGCGCTGGACGCCATGGACGGTGTCCACGCGGCCACCGGGCTGTGGACCCGTCAGGACCTGCCGATCCGGCCCGAGTGGGAGGCCGCGCTGCCCCCGGGCGTACGGTCCGCGCTGACCGGGGACGCCGAGCGCGACCGCAAGGAGCTGGACGGCTGGGCGTCCCGGCGCACCCGGGGCGCGATCGCCGAGATGCCGGTGCCGCTCACTCCCGACACCCGGCTGGTGCTGGCCGGAGCGCTCACGGTGGAGACGGCCTGGGTCCAGCCGTTCCAGCCCGGCGTGCTGAGGCCGGCGAGCGGACCGTGGCGGGACCGGTCGCTGGCCGGGCTCACCCGGTCCACGGACGACCTCGACGGGGTGCTGCGGGTCGTTCCCGACACCCCGGCCGGTCCGCTCACCCTGTCCGGGGTCGCGGGCGGCAACGGGCTCGATGTGCATCTGGTCCTCGGCGCCGAGGACGTCCCGGGCGGCGAGGTGCTGGAGGCCGGGATCGGCGCGGTGGCCGGGGGGTACGCGGGATGGCCCGGCTCGGCACTGCCACCGGGCGAGGCCGGGCCCGGGGTCCGGGTGATGGAGGTCCCGAGCTGGGACCCCACGCCCCGGGCGGCGCTCACCACCCCGCAGTTCACCGTGACGGCCCGGCACGATCTGCTGCGCCGGGCCGGGCTGTTCGGGCTGCGTACCGCCCAGGACACCGCGCGCGGCCACTTTCCGGGGATCAGCCCCGCCGCGCTGGCGCTGTCCTCGGCGGAGCAGTCCATGACCGCCTCGTTCAGCGCCGAGGGTTTCTGGGCGGCGGCGGTGACCGCGTTCGCCATGGCGCCCGGTTCGGGGCCGCCGCAGCGGACGGCGAAGCTGATCAGCGTGCGGTACGAGCGGCCGTTCGGCTTCCTGGCCGTGCACCGCGCCACCGGTCTGGTGCTGACGGCGGGCTGGGTCACCGAGCCGGAGGCCGGGGCCGACACCATGTGGTGA